From Brachionichthys hirsutus isolate HB-005 chromosome 2, CSIRO-AGI_Bhir_v1, whole genome shotgun sequence, one genomic window encodes:
- the lrrc23 gene encoding leucine-rich repeat-containing protein 23 has translation MPEHEELFPAAEEEDEEEEPHHGDGEPVRFCRLTRESISQGLSLLCHTGNGLGHVFVKLDLIDKRLNDITAISSYVHLRFLDVSNNHLTDLSPLASLTQLLWLKVDNNAVERPGNVFALLNYLQWLNLAANQITDLTDVAGPALETLNLTRNRIQRASLRGPCFANLVTLELRENHLDTTNGIDIPNLRHLYLAKNVIRRLEGLEKLERVTTLHLRDNQLETLDGLSPQMKCLKYLNVRGNSIKDESALQSLRVVSNSLQALVVSDNPLAETSDYRLNVLTLLPQLERLDKDAVSPEERSDVQERIQEHEEEEIPNP, from the exons ATGCCAGAGCATGAGGAGCTgtttccagcagcagaggaggaggacgaggaggaagaaccTCATCACGGAGATGGCGAGCCG GTACGGTTTTGCCGGTTGACCCGAGAAAGCATAAGTCAGGGGCTCTCATTACTGTGCCACACAGGAAATGGACTTGGACATGTATTCGTAAAGCTGGACCTTATTGATAA ACGTCTGAATGACATAACTGCAATCAGCAGTTACGTTCACCTACGTTTTCTGGACGTATCCAATAATCACCTGACTGATCTGTCTCCTCTGGCATCTCTAACCCAGCTGCTCTGGTTGAAG GTCGACAACAATGCAGTGGAACGCCCAGGCAACGTTTTTGCATTGTTGAATTACCTCCAGTGGTTAAACCTGGCGGCGAACCAAATCACAGATCTCACAGATGTGGCTGGACCTGCATTAGAGACTCTCAATCTTACAA GGAACAGGATTCAGAGAGCGAGTCTCCGGGGGCCCTGTTTTGCAAACCTGGTCACTCTGGAGCTGAGGGAAAACCACTTGGATACAACTAACGGCATCGATATCCCAAACCTGCGCCATTTATATCTG GCCAAAAACGTCATCAGACGTCTTGAGGGGTTGGAGAAGTTGGAGCGCGTCACTACCCTTCACCTTCGAGACAACCAGCTGGAGACTCTGGATGGCCTCAGCCCTCAAATGAAGTGTCTCAAATACCTCAATGTCAG AGGTAATTCCATTAAAGATGAGAGCGCCCTGCAAAGCCTTAGGGTCGTGTCAAACTCTCTGCAAGCCTTGGTCGTTTCTGACAACCCTTTGGCGGAAACGTCAGACTACCGGCTGAATGTTCTGACGCTCCTGCCGCAGTTGGAACGACTTGACAAAGATGCCGTGTCCCCTGAGGAGAGGAGCGACGTCCAGGAGCGAATCCAA gaacacgaagaggaggaaataCCAAACccttaa
- the tktb gene encoding transketolase-like protein 2: MASCHKPDEVTLQALRDIANKLRVNSIKATKASNSGHPTSCCSAAELMSVLFFHTMRYKTDKPRDPCNDRFVLSKGHAAPILYAAWAEAGFIDETELLNLRKVDSDLEGHPTPRLEFVDVATGSLGQGLGAACGMAYIGKNIDKASFRVYCILGDGECSEGSVWEAMAFASHYKLDNLVAIIDVNRLGQSEEAPLQHNLETHRMRCEAFGWNTYVTDGHDVEALCEVFSQAQQVKGKPTCIVAKTYKGKGIADIEDALDWHGKPLPKEKVDGLLNAIEARIQNKGKVLHPQLPQEDMATLCFSKTTLSSPPSYKIGDKIATRRVYGKALVKLGESNCRVVVLDGDTKNSTCSLPFKTAFPGRFIECFIAEQNMVGVAIGCATRDRTVAFASTFAAFFSRAYDQIRMGAISQTNVNLVGSHCGVSIGVDGPSQMALEDLAMFRAIPTCTVFYPSDAVSMERAVELAANTKGVCFIRSSRPETAVLYESLETFEVGVAKVVRQSDNDIVTVVGAGITLHEALAAADTLATKGMNIRVIDPFTIKPLDADTIIESARATGGQIITVEDHYMEGGLGEAVLSAVAKEPGITVTRLAVTGVPRSGQPRDLLDLYGIDAKHICKTVHQLFGNKDCT, from the exons ATGGCCAGCTGCCACAAGCCCGATGAAGTAACCCTGCAGGCTCTGAGGGACATTGCAAATAAACTCAGGGTTAACTCCATCAAGGCAACGAAAGCCAGTAATTCCGG TCACCCCACATCATGCTGCAGCGCAGCAGAGCTCATGTCTGTGCTCTTCTTCCACACCATGCGCTACAAAACTGATAAACCTCGCGACCCGTGTAACGACCGCTTTGTGCTCTCAAAG GGTCACGCTGCACCTATCCTGTATGCAGCCTGGGCAGAGGCAGGTTTTATCGATGAGACTGAGCTGCTTAACCTGCGTAAGGTTGATAGTGACCTTGAGGGCCACCCCACACCA agACTGGAATTTGTCGATGTGGCCACAGGATCTCTGGGACAGGGTCTTGGGGCTGCTTGTGGGATGGCCTACATTGGCAAGAATATTGACAAAGCCAG TTTCCGTGTATACTGCATTCTTGGTGATGGAGAGTGTTCAGAGGGGTCAGTGTGGGAGGCAATGGCTTTTGCTTCCCACTACAAACTGGACAACCTTGTGGCTATCATCGATGTCAACAGGCTCGGCCAGAGTGAAGAAGCGCCCCTGCAGCATAACTTGGAAACCCACCGCATGCGCTGCGAAGCCTTTGG ATGGAACACTTACGTCACGGATGGCCATGATGTTGAGGCACTGTGCGAAGTTTTCTCGCAAGCTCAGCAGGTCAAGGGGAAACCCACCTGTATTGTCGCAAAGACATACAAGGGCAAAGGCATCGCAG ATATTGAGGATGCGCTTGACTGGCATGGAAAACCCCTCCCCAAAGAGAAGGTTGATGGACTGTTGAATGCTATTGAAGCTCGGATCCAGAACAAAGGAAAGGTTCTGCACCCTCAGCTTCCCCAAGAGGACATGGCAACTCTCTGCTTCAGCAAGACCACTCTAAGTTCTCCCCCTTCATACAAAATAGGAGACAAG ATTGCAACAAGAAGAGTATACGGTAAGGCGCTGGTTAAATTGGGCGAGAGCAACTGCAGAGTGGTGGTCCTTGATGGAGACACCAAGAACTCCACCTGTTCATTGCCCTTCAAAACGGCCTTTCCGGGACGCTTCATCGAGTGTTTCATCGCTGAACAAAACATG GTAGGAGTTGCCATTGGCTGCGCGACTCGTGACCGTACAGTTGCTTTTGCCAGCACATTTGCAGCCTTCTTTTCCAGAGCCTACGACCAGATCCGTATGGGAGCAATCTCCCAGACTAATGTCAACCTGGTGGGGTCCCATTGCGGAGTCTCAATCG GTGTGGACGGTCCTTCCCAGATGGCGCTAGAAGACTTGGCCATGTTCCGTGCAATTCCAACATGCACTGTGTTTTACCCCAGCGATGCAGTGTCTATGGAGCGGGCGGTTGAGCTAGCAGCCAACACAAAG GGTGTGTGTTTCATCCGTAGCAGTAGACCAGAAACGGCAGTCCTCTACGAATCTTTGGAGACGTTTGAAGTGGGCGTCGCCAAG GTAGTTCGCCAGTCCGACAATGATATTGTGACTGTGGTTGGAGCTGGTATCACTCTGCATGAGGCCCTGGCTGCTGCTGACACGCTGGCAACTAAAG GGATGAACATCCGTGTGATTGACCCGTTCACCATCAAGCCTCTGGATGCAGACACCATTATTGAGAGTGCCAGAGCCACCGGGGGGCAGATCATCACTGTGGAGGACCACTACATGGAGG GAGGTCTTGGCGAAGCAGTGCTTTCAGCAGTGGCGAAGGAACCTGGCATCACTGTGACCCGGCTGGCGGTGACTGGTGTTCCCCGCAGCGGCCAGCCCCGAGACCTACTTGATCTTTATGGCATCGATGCGAAGCACATTTGCAAGACTGTGCATCAGCTCTTTGGAAATAAGGACTGCACATGA
- the si:dkey-32e6.6 gene encoding extracellular matrix protein 2, whose product MLLGNQRPVEEGEGEEEEVPRERGNMQLQWKLQRTEWYEHVIHGAGLGQSGWRKCGKGGVGGPVLIAVLKGLQAEKQLLMDERKIQEEVEDDDDEDDDDDDDEYEDDDDVDDDDEDDEDDDDDDNDDDDDEDEEEEGKEEEEETNEPPSNQTHIHLSECQTSEREISCRNVGMTHLPIIHNLEATNLDMAENNLRVISPQALSGLLNLDTLDLSKNKLDDETFGQNPLSNLTFLKKLSLDGNQLTRIPALPSSLEVLKINHNVLRALTPLCFKGFTKLLTLELDGNLLHEASVAPSAFRPLERLIDLRLGNNRFHSIPRGLPRVLQKLEMCENSIKEVTEEALRRCVHLKVLDLSRNRLHEKGIAAHAWTRLKSLETLTLSHNQLTSVPTNLPRRLRELSLQHNDISRIPAFTFLHLRSSLQFLQLSHNSLNNEGVGNASFAGTYRSMKELLLNNNHLGDVPHCVRQFKSLKVLRLDNNHIRTVKRWGVCHSHNAGTTLALVHLENNLLEVEKIHPNAFSCLTDARGLILHPQKRHPNV is encoded by the exons ATGCTTTTAGGAAACCAGAGACCAgtagaagaaggagaaggagaagaagaagaggtgcCTCGGGAGAGAGGAAACATGCAGCTCCAGTGGAAGCTGCAGCGTACAGAATGGTATGAGCACGTTATTCATGGT GCAGGATTGGGGCAATCAGGCTGGAGGAAGTGTGGAaaaggtggggtgggggggcctgTTCTCATTGCTGTACTCAAGGGGCTTCAGGCTGAGAAGCAACTGCTGAtggatgaaaggaaaatacaagaggaggtggaggatgatgatgatgaggatgatgatgatgatgatgatgaatatgaagatgatgatgacgttgacgatgacgatgaggatgatgaagacgatgacgacgatgacaatgatgatgatgatgatgaagatgaagaagaggaagggaag gaagaagaagaagaaacaaatgagCCTCCCAGTAAccaaacacacatacacctcAGTGAATGCCAGACTTCTGAGAGAGAAATTAGCTGCAGGAATGTCGGCATGACCCACCTACCCATCATCCACAATCTGGAGGCCACAAACCTGGAcatggcag agaacAACCTCAGAGTCATCTCTCCACAAGCTCTGTCTGGCCTGCTGAACCTGGACACACTGGACctcagcaaaaacaaactggaCGACGAGACCTTCGGCCAGAACCCGCTGTCt AACTTGACCTTCCTGAAGAAGTTGAGCCTCGACGGCAATCAGCTGACCAGGATCCCAGCACTACCATCGTCTCTGGAGGTCCTCAAGATCAATCACAACGTGCTCAGGGCCCTCACCCCTCTATGTTTCAAAG GTTTCACAAAGCTGTTGACTCTGGAGCTGGATGGGAACCTTCTCCATGAGGCCAGTGTGGCACCGTCAGCCTTCAGGCCCCTAGAGAGACTTATAGACCTCCGGTTGGGCAACAACCGGTTCCATTCGATTCCGCGGGGTCTTCCTCGCGTTCTTCAG aaACTAGAGATGTGTGAAAATTCAATCAAGGAGGTGACAGAGGAGGCGCTGAGGAGATGTGTCCATTTGAAAGTGTTAGACCTGAGTCGCAACCGCCTGCATGAGAAAGGCATCGCTGCCCACGCCTGGACTCGTCTCAa GTCCCTGGAAACATTGACTTTGTCCCACAACCAGCTCACTTCTGTACCCACGAATCTGCCTCGCCGTCTCCGTGAACTGAGCCTTCAGCACAACGACATCAGTCGCATCCCAGCCTTCACCTTCCTTCACCTGCGTTCCAGCCTGCAGTTCCTTCAGCTCTCCCACAATTCCTTGAACAATGAGGGTGTTGGAAACGCGTCCTTTGCTGGCACGTACCGCTCAATGAAAGAGCTCCTGTTGAACAACAATCATCTGGGGGACGTCCCTCACTGCGTCAGACAGTTCAAAAGCCTGAAGGTGCTGAGGCTGGATAACAACCACATCAG GACGGTGAAGCGATGGGGTGTGTGCCACTCTCATAATGCTGGTACCACCTTGGCCTTAGTCCACTTGGAAAACAACCTTCTAGAGGTGGAGAAAATTCATCCAAACGCCTTCTCCTGTCTGACGGATGCTCGTGGGTTGATCCTCCATCCACAGAAGAGGCACCCAAATGTCTAG
- the bgnb gene encoding biglycan b — translation MLPHYSLLLLLCVVRMHSPSSALPFEQRGFWDFAMDSMDSGGMMMMMRDEEGSGVEEFQPPDMVICPFGCQCQLRVVQCSDLGLTEVPKNIPQDTKFLDLQNNHIMELKEDDFKGLTHLYGLSLRNNLISKVHSRTFVPLKHMQKLYFSKNLLTTIPKNLPASLIELRIHENRIKKVAAGAFAGLGSMNCIEMGANPIHNSGFEPGAFKGLKLNYLRISEAKLTGVPKDLPDSLHELHLDHNEIQAVELEDLSRYKNLYRLGLGYNHIRHIENGSMSFLPRLRELHLDNNRLTRVPKGLPDMKYLQVVYLHSNNINQVGVDDFCPRGFGMKRAFYNGISLFANPVKYWEVQPAAFRCVSNRLSIQFGNYKK, via the exons ATGCTGCCACACTACTCCCTGCTCCTGTTGCTATGCGTCGTCCGGATGCACTCCCCCTCCTCGGCCCTGCCCTTTGAACAGAGAGGCTTCTGGGATTTCGCCATGGACAGTATGGACAGCggcgggatgatgatgatgatgagagacGAGGAAGGCTCTGGCGTGGAGGAGTTCCAACCCCCTGATATGGTCATATGTCCCTTTGGTTGCCAATGCCAGCTCAGGGTCGTCCAGTGTTCCGACCTTG GTCTGACCGAGGTGCCAAAGAATATTCCTCAGGACACCAAATTCCTGGACCTGCAGAACAACCACATAATGGAGCTGAAAGAGGATGACTTCAAGGGCCTTACTCATTTATAC ggtctgTCTCTGAGGAATAACCTTATTTCTAAAGTCCATTCAAGAACATTTGTGCCCTTGAAGCACATGCAGAAGTTGTACTTCTCCAAGAATCTTCTGACCACTATCCCAAAGAACTTGCCCGCCTCTCTGATTGAGTTGAGGATCCACGAGAACCGCATCAAGAAGGTGGCAGCTGGAGCGTTTGCAGGACTGGGCAGCATGAACTGCATAG AAATGGGAGCAAACCCCATCCATAACAGTGGGTTTGAGCCTGGAGCCTTCAAGGGACTGAAACTCAATTACCTGCGTATTTCAGAGGCCAAACTGACTGGAGTGCCAAAAG ATCTCCCAGACAGTCTCCATGAGCTTCATCTGGACCACAACGAGATCCAGGCCGTAGAACTGGAGGACCTGAGCCGCTACAAAAACCTGTACAG GTTGGGACTTGGCTACAACCACATTCGTCACATAGAGAACGGCAGCATGTCCTTCCTCCCCAGACTGCGAGAGCTGCATCTGGACAACAACCGTCTCACTCGTGTCCCCAAAGGCCTCCCAGATATGAAATACCTGCAG GTGGTGTACCTCCATTCCAACAACATCAACCAGGTGGGTGTGGATGACTTCTGCCCTCGTGGATTTGGGATGAAGAGAGCATTTTACAACGGCATCAGCCTTTTTGCTAACCCTGTCAAATACTGGGAGGTACAGCCTGCCGCATTCCGCTGTGTCAGCAACCGACTGTCCATTCAGTTTGGCAACTACAAAAAGTAA